Within the Mobula hypostoma chromosome 17, sMobHyp1.1, whole genome shotgun sequence genome, the region CAGAAGTGATAGCACATTGCTGAACTTGCTGCTTCCAGGGGGAGACCCTAACCACTGGAAGTCTGTGACTGAGAGTTTCTGAAGAGGGGTAGGGGAAAAGGCACAAGAGAGAAGGTTGCTGGAGAGCCAGGTTTTCTAAAAGTCGGCATTTGTCAGTGTGGAAATGGAGACCGTTTCCCAAGACTCCCAAATGGAATGCCAGATCTGCTTCAATTACTACAGTCCATGCCGTCGCCCCAAGTTACTCGACTGCAAGCACACCTGCTGCTCTGTCTGCCTTCAGCAGATGAGAAGCAGTCAGAAAGAGCTGACGTGCCCCTGGTGTCGAAGTATCACCAAGCTCTCTCCCAGCCTGTCTGTGTCTCAGCTGCCCGACGACCCGGATGTAATTGCTGTGATCAGCATCCCCAGTGCCTCAGACCGCACCCCAGTCTTCATCAAGCTCCCAAGCACTGGTTGCTACATGGTCCCCCTGACTGTTACCAAGGAGAGCGCTCTGTTGCCAGGCGAAGGGGGTTGTCGGCTGTTGCCGGGAAACCAGCGGAAGACTGTGACTGCTGTTTTGATCCCTGGCGAGCAGCAGCACCAGCAGCATCCGTTGCAAAGTGGACCAAGGGAggatgaggaagaggaggagagcAGAGAAGTTGTGAAGACCTCCACTTGCTCAGGGGTTTGCACTGTACTTCTTGTGGCTTGTGTCCTCCTGTTCCTTCTTGGCATCGTGCTGCACAACATGTCTTGCATATCGAAGCGATTCACTGCTATCTCCTGTGGCTGAAATAAAAAGTGCGAATCTATTATGGGCTTTCAGAATTTACTAGTTTGCAAGAAACCTGGACTATGGAATGAGGAGTGCAGAGCATTTAGTCTCTTGTGGCCCAGGCTTCAGGGCCATGCCGGGTAGCTACGCAAATGCATAAAACTACAAGgaatgattcattttggaagtGATGAATACCTATGGTGTAATTTGGGAGATTAAATGAAAACTGTACTTCGGGTGAATTTTGAAGGGGGTTTGTATCCTAGTCCATACATGGAATTAATTTCCATTCATTCTCTTAATATCACATTGTCTTTCTATATTATTATTAACCATGATCTCCCTTTTAAAGGGTAGTGCAATAATACTATTCATGGTGTAACTTGAATCAATTTCATTTAAGTATTGGTAGGCATAATTTTATACACTGTAAACCAGGCTGCTCTGTCAAAACCAAGGCTTTAAATGATGGTAGTTAATTGAGTTGCAACAGTCTTCTAAAAGAATCATGTTTATATTTTTACTACCATCTTGTGAGCAGTGAGGACAGATTTTAAACAAGTGTGCAACTGCTGTCATATAGAATTGTAATTATTTTATTGGGGCTAAACTGTATGGATTTTTGGCAAGTTGTGCAATGAAGTTTTTAATGTACTTTGAGGTTTTATAATCCAGTACATGTACATCTACAGTGACAAAAGGATCAAAGAATTATTGAAGCCAGTCACCATTGGAGACTGTTTATCTTGCATGTGCACAGTTGCTGACAGAAGTGATTAGACTTCTACACTGTTAGCTGGAACTGTACTGGTGGAGTACTTTAGTTTCCAGCTCATTATATGATAGTTCTGCTGTTTAGAAGGTGTTTTGGTGTGCCCAGTAGGATATTAATTAAATAGAGACAGTTTTGAATAGTTAACTTTGTGGTGCATTGAATTTTCAGTTTAGTGTGTCAACTACACCATGTGGCATAAGCTGATTTTGCTGTTTAAACCATTCAGCTAGATTTTATTAAAAGCACTTACCTATGAAATTGCAACACTTTAAATTAGGAGAAAGTATAAATTAATTCACAGTTCATgatgtgatgtgatgagctgctGCATACCGTTTCATGGTGAGGAAGCACTGAACTTAATGGGATTGTGAAATGCTGGCAGACTTTGATAAGCAATATCATAATGACAGTGTCTGGTGATAGTTAATGTAGAGAAGGCAGAATAATCATTCATGGCTTACAAATACTTGTTTAAAAAATAGTTATGAATGGAGCTTGGATAAGCTATGATGGCATAATTGTTAAAGTTGCTTCTGATTTTTATGTGGAGTATAATTGCCTGTATTGtacatttttttcttatttttaactAGAGATTGAAATACTATTGTCCAACATTTTACTTTGCTTCTCCTTCCAGTTTTGTAAATACTGAAAATGAAATACTGAACTTAAAAGTATTTTAACCAAATATCAAGTGATTTCTGTactttatttctgtttatttttgtgaATGTTTTAACATAATGCTTTAATCATGGACTCAAAAGGGAACAGGGCTTACACCAGTTCAGCTGACAGAAGTCGAACATATCTTTTTCCCTTAGAAAGCAACACTGGATAATTCTATGACTATTGGGAAATCTGACATAATGTCACACTTttctgctggtcaggcagcatctatggagagagaaagagttaacatttcatgtcAATGTTCTTGtatcagaacaaaaaaaaattgcttctcTTTTCACAGGTGTTAGGTGACCTGCTGTTTCCAAACACTAGTTAATAGACTGGTAACATGCCTCAACTAATATCCCATGATCACTGTTGCCTACACATGCTAATAAATGGTTTTGTCTTTTCATAGATTATTTAATTTACAGATCCATCTTTGTGCCTAAGTATATAGGGGTATTTGAACTGTTGGTGTGTGCACATACCTGTGATAATCTACAAAAGTAGAAGTTGGAAGAGATGGTGAATCTGCTGTTTATAAGTTGCTGATCATTGTCTTTGTGCTTGTTCTTTTGTAGAATAAAATATTGCATGGTGCTGCAATAGAGTATTTTTTCCTCACTGATATTTTTATGATAGTGTTCTGAACCTGCCTGTTGTTTGTATGTGTTCATGTTAGTTTAATGATGATTGTAAGGCGTTCATTCCTATAATTTGAAATGGAccactgtactgtgactctggttgtatTGACAACATTATTCAACAGTTTATAATAAACTTCGTAAATATTATCCAAGTTGCTCATTTGAGAAACATActcttgaggggaaacttcttcactcagagggtcatgagagtgtggaatgagctgccagcacagatggtgcatgcgagctcaatttcaatgtttaagagaagtttgaataggtacatggatggcaggggtatggagggctatggtatggtcccagtgcaggttgatgggagtaggcagtttaaatgtttctggcatggactagatgggccaaaggacctgcttctctatgactcttaagGACCATTTCTGAGCAATAATAATTGCCCAATTGATTCTATTCTTCTGCAGCTATGCAAAAGATGTTGATTATTACTTTCCTCTCATTGGCTGAGATCTTGTGACCAGTAGCGAAGTTGCTTTCTGTTGACAGAGAtgtgagaatgcagatgctggaacctggagtaaCAAGCAAGCTGCTGATGGAAtgcagcaggtcgagcagcatgtTTCTGATTCAGTGCTTGCacacaaaatgtcaacaattcctttcctcgaCCCtccaccccacagatgctgcttggttgGCCgaatttctccagcagattgtttgttgctccctgCCTGTCTGTCAGCCAGGCAGCTATTCAATAGGATCACTGGCATCTATTCCCTGAGCTGCCAATCACATTAAAGAATTTTAACAGGGACTAAGCCTTGAAGGATAAAACTCAATTTGTCATAATTTTTTGAATTTTTATAAGGTGTTGAATAAAAATTGAAACATAGCCAGACATTCAGATCTGCAAGCTGAAGTATCATAAATTAGCTTCTTTAAAGTTATTTTAAAGTCTAATATATTTCAAACTATTTATGAGGGAATTACATTGCACATATAAATTGTTTTTTTGAGGGTGAAAGAACGTACTAAGCAGTAATTATGATTAAGTTCTATATTTGAATTAGTCATTCGTCATGCTGAAcattcagaattaggtttattatcactgacataggttgCAGaacttgttttatggcagcagtacagtggataAAAATGTTACACTAAGAATatatacacaataaatatagtgcaaatagagagcaaaatattgaggtagtgttcatgggttaacggactgttcagaaatctaatgacacaggagaagaagctattcctaaaatgttgagaacatgttttcaggttcctgtaccctcctccctgctggtcataatgagaaaagagcatgtcctggatggtgagggcccttcatGATCGATGCCACCTTCTTaaagcatcatcttttgaagatatccttgatgttgTGGAGGCTAGTGTCCCGAATGGAGATAGCTGAGTCCACAATCCTGTGTATTGGAGCCTCCGTACCAGACGGGGTAGAGATTTGCCGGAATCATCATTGACAGACCAAACACCTCAAccccctaatgaagtataactgctggcatgccttcatcgtaattgcatcaatatattggactCTGGATCGATCCTCTGACATAATGATGCTCAGGATCTTCAAATTGCTCAACTTTTTCACAGCTGATACCTAGAGGTGTGTTTTTTCAGACTTCCCAGTCCTGACgtccgcaatcaattccttggtctttctgatgttgaatagcaggttgttgttgcaacaccactcaaccagccaatctacagtactgtgcaaaaatcttatacagtatatatgtgcctatagccagggtgcctaataCCTTTGCATAGTATAGTCGTAATTTTATCAATTTCACTGTACTGCCGCTGCAATAGGAaaaaacaactttcatgacatgagtgatgataaacttgattctgacatgtgtcgttattgtggactgagagttgaaggaggaagggagagggaagtatGGTTGGGGGAGAAAagcaagggagagggaagggagcgggaagcaccagaggggtGTTCTGGAATGATcgataaactaattgtttggaatcaaatgaccttctctggtgtctcagggctgggtgtatctgtgCCCGTGCCACCCCCTAACCCTGGCACTCCTCAGCCGTGTGTTCCGCACCACTCCCATattgctccaccctcgccattcccaacatcctttgctcccgccagatttacaaacatgctttctgctccatgttgacaaatacagtcctgtgcaggttagctacatatatgtgtctgacacttttgcacagtactgtatcttgcTCTTCACCAAAAGCATATCCTCAAGATGTGTTTTGTTATCTACCTATGTTGTTCTAACAGCACCTCATGTACCTGTAACTTCCACTACTAAGAAGGACTACAGCCAAATCACGAAACAGAGTAATGTGCAGATCCTTCTCCCAGTTGCACATCAACTTGACTTGGAAGAACATTGCCATCCATTCGTCATTGCTGAGTCTAAATGCTGAAACTACACCAAATGTCACTATGGTTGTACTTGCACTAGAAAGCTGAATGTGGTTGATCACTTCTGCCTTAAAGGCAATCATGGATGAGGTGTAAATACTGGCCTTGACAATGTTACCAACATTTGTTAATGGATTAAAAACTGCGCAGTGAAGATGCTATTTTCAGAGTAATTTACAGTTGTGCTTGAAACGGGAAAGTAGAGGAGTGCACAACTTGCATCAGGTGGATGAGGGCAAAATAAGTATTGCATTTAGTGACTTTAATGCATTTTATCACAATGCCCCAAAGAGTAATAAAGGCCAATGAAGTACTTCTTCATAATGTGGTAATTTCTAACACATTCTATTTCAGTGACAGCATTCAGGAACCATTTATATGGTGTGAGGAAGACAGTAACTTCTCCATCATTACAACCACAAAATTCAGTTTCTAGTATACTGCAATTCTGTGGAAGGGAGCTCCATCAGGTGTTTGATGGAAGAAGATTTTTGAGGTACAAAATCCATTACTTTTTTTGTTCAGAACACAATTATAAttattatgaagacacgtagtcctcttttattgtcatttagtaatgcatgcattaagaaatgatacattatttcctccataCTCACTATTCAACATACAGTACAAAGTCACGCAGCCTATATTGAGAAGGAAATTATGACTGGTCTTTGTACAGTGGGGAATGCAAGCAAATTCAATGGGTTCTTTACCTACTTTTATGATTGTTATAGGCATCATGCTAAAAATTTTAACAAATTCGAGTACCTATTCTTGTGGAgtttgcagtactgtgcaaaggtcttaggctcatatatatagctaaggtgcctaagacttttgcacagtactgtatttgtcaacatggagtgacaagcaagtttataaatctggtgggagcaaaggatgttagaaTAGTGAGGGTGGAACACTGCAGgaggggtggcacaggtgcaaacactcccagccctgagacaccaggtaaggtaatttgattccaaacaattggtttattaatcattaaagaatgtctttctggtgctttctgctccctaccctttcttttttcctcttttccccaccatgattcccctctccttgtcccttttccactctcagtccataatagaatcagaattgggtttatcgtcactcacatatgtcatgaaatttgttttttttgtggcagcagtacagtgcaatatataaaattgccacagcactgtgcaaaagtcttagacacccagCTAcatggacttttgcacagtagtgtatttTAGTGGTgaaagaaaatttttaaaaagagccAGAATCTTTTCATATTTAATTGTGTGCGAATAAATATAATGATTTTCACTAACTCTCACGACAGCTGCTGAATTAAAAATAGGGATGGGAAAATTCTAACGGTACATCTTTTTCTCTATAGTATGCCCTGTGAATCAAGAGTTTTCAGTCTTATTTTGAAATACATTATTGATTTCTCCATCTTCGTGCACAAATGGTTTGAATATACATCAAATGGCATAAATACAGTATGCAATATGTGCATTCTTTTAAGAGTTATAAAATGGGGTAATGCCCACTTTTGCTTTTTCATTAGCTATGGGTTTTCTCCATAATAGTTTCAAGTTCTTATCTGTATTCAGTCCATTGACTGCATTTCTGTTCTCACCCACTTTCTTTCCTTCCAGAGTGAGGACAGAATTCCTTTTTGTCGTCACTTTCCACCCATCAAACTCAATTTTAATGAATTATCCTCTATAATTTTCATCACCCTCAATGAGATGCTTCCCTGCCTTTTCAGAAGTCCAAAGGGACTATTCTCTGTAAAAGTCTCTGGTCAACTCTCCCATCTCCACCCATTCCTCCTCATACAGTGATGGTAGAAGATTAAATACACCTACCTCTTCTTCTACCTCCACCATAaatcacctcctcctccttcaatcCACCCCCCAACCCACCCCGCCCCCAGTTCAGAGAGTGATCATTCCTGGTGATACTGTGATTTTGCTTGTACATTTTTCAATCTAATGCTGTGGTGAGCCAGAGTGTATCCATTCAGTCTGTAAGGATGTGCCTGAGCTTTCAGTTgcttgtcactttaattctccattccaCTGTTTGTAtttggtttctcagcttgttcaTTACAGTCCAAAATCATGTTGAGACATGGACTCTCTGCTTGGCATGCTATAGCACTCAGGATTTAAAGCTGAATTCAATAATTTTAGATGTTCAGCCTTTCCAGTTTGTATTAGATCTGGCTGTATGTTCTGTATCTTAtaattcaattattttgttttgtttttcttctctCTTCTATTCTCGTTCGTCTGTCTTCTTGCCTCCTCAGGGCAGATCAGCTGTAGTTATTGTGTTTTCAACACCCTGTCTCACCAATATCACCTGTTCATCCAGTCTCTGTTTATCCCTGCCCCATGAGAAGCAACCCTCTTGTTTTCTATTCCATTCCCTCTTCTCTGCAACTCAAAACATGTTTGTTTTTCTACCATTTCCTTGCTCTGAAGAGAGGCCATTAACATTAACTATGTGATGCCTGTTTTCTTCAGAATTCCTCAGATTATTTTTAACTCACTCTGTGAGGTGTGTGAGGATTTGCACACGAAATCCAGCATTTCCACATTGAAATCTGTAGAAATCCTCTTAAATTTCAGTCGTCTTTGAGGAGCATTGATCCAAGTGATAACCTGTTGGTTGCAGAGCAAGATGTCATAGCTATGAGAAATTCTCTAGATTTtacctgggtaccctccaacctgatggcatgaatattgatttctctttctgatTAAGAAAAATTCCTTaaccctcccctcatcttctttTCCAGACTCTGGCCTCTTatatcttctcacctgcctatcaccaccccctgggtcccctccttccctttctcctatggttcactctcatctgctatcagattccttcccctccagtcctttacctttcagacccacctagcttcacctatcaccttctagccatcctccttcgcctcccctctccctcttcccacctttttattctggtatctttcccctgctgagttcctccagcattttgtgtgtgttgcttaagatgtCAGAGCTCCCAGCTGAAAATTAACCAAAACTGTTGAGCTCACTCATAGCTTGTTGCTTCTAATTAACAAGTCCTAATTAACAGGTGGGAAACTGTCCAAAGATTTTGCTAGTTCTGCAAAAATATGTTAACATTTCACTTGGTGTCCTGAAGCTGCATAGAAATAACACTACATATATTTGTGAAAAGGACCTAAAGTATGAGCCAACATCAAGTATTGGGGTGGTTCAATGATTATACTCTTTCAATCAGAATAATGTTTTCGCCCCACCCAGGCTTTAATGTAATACTGGAGAAGGGGTGGAGTGATATGACTTGGGAGCAAATCTAAACTTTGACCCTGTCTGCTTGTCAGAAAGTAAATTGCCTCCAGGCGTCTTTCCAAAGGATAAGGAGAATTTTTGAGTGACATTCTTCTTTAAACACCTGAAATGTTATCACCATTGCATGCACATTTGCTACTGTATTTGTCTGCGAAAACTACCCGAAACATATTGCACTtcaaattcagcaggccaggtagcatctctaggaagaggtatagtcgacgtttctggccgagacccttcgtcaggactaactgaaagaagagatagtaagagatttgaaagtgggagggggagatctgaaatgataggagaagacaggagggggacggatggagccaagagctggacggttgaTTGGCGAAGATCCTTttagccaatcaactgtccagctcttggctccatccctcccgctcctgtcttctcctatcatttcggatctccccctccccctcccactttcaaatctcttactagctcttctttcaggtagtcctgacgaagggtctcggccagaaacgtcgaatgtacctctttctagagataccgcctggcctgctgcgttcaccagcaactttgatgtgtgttgcttgaaattccagcatctgcatatttcctcgtgtttgctcttTAAATTCGTTGTCTTTTGAGCACTTGGATATCCACAGGCTCAGGAAGGTGTTATAATAATGAATAGCTTCTCTTGTGCTCCGCTGGCCAAAGACAAATAATGTAATTTGAACAGCATTCTTTATAGGAATATCTTTTTAATTTGAAGAACTATCCAAATTTTGTTCAAGGCTTTGAGCTTAAGTTCTTCAGCATCACCTGCAAGTCTTGACGAGACTTTGTTTTGCAATTCACCTGAGAACAAGCCACGTGAGTAGGTTTAGCTTCCTGAACAAAAACTTAATGGGGCATTTGACAGATGACGCCATTGTTAATGTAACACCCCCTTGCTTATCCCTGGAATGTCAAATTAGAACTTTTTGTGC harbors:
- the rnf152 gene encoding E3 ubiquitin-protein ligase rnf152, giving the protein METVSQDSQMECQICFNYYSPCRRPKLLDCKHTCCSVCLQQMRSSQKELTCPWCRSITKLSPSLSVSQLPDDPDVIAVISIPSASDRTPVFIKLPSTGCYMVPLTVTKESALLPGEGGCRLLPGNQRKTVTAVLIPGEQQHQQHPLQSGPREDEEEEESREVVKTSTCSGVCTVLLVACVLLFLLGIVLHNMSCISKRFTAISCG